In one Silene latifolia isolate original U9 population chromosome 10, ASM4854445v1, whole genome shotgun sequence genomic region, the following are encoded:
- the LOC141606796 gene encoding receptor-like protein EIX2 — protein sequence MGNVVLTSLLIFTFIFFNTRWCSCKGNSPNSSIVKCKPSERAALLNFKHNLTYFDKHVSSSWKGDECCKWRRVFCDNTTGHILELDLNGDDSNHLLKMEKLESTVYLLELRQLESLDLSNNDFSYSSIPIFMGSMKQLRYLSLASSSIGGLVPYELGNLTNLLVLYLDQNNLSGAIPASLGKLSNLKSLAISENNLSGEILTVIRKLHKLQSLDISANPLKGTILAESYFSNLSSLKLLYMDKTMLTLNLSSDWVPPFQLQSFSASNINGQLPPWLQTQKNLSELSLSNANISGHMPSWFHTMQRLNMVDLSNNNLSGSPIFPVHFSEIHLSNNSLSGEFLSNGSKTGVYREADYLDVQDNLFSRPILEGLTHIMPNLIVLLLSNNQINGQIPNSFCQLTSLNYLDINNNSLSGDIPNCFANFTSLTFLRLSYNKLIGHIPCFNNRDTYQGGLDLEFYLHLNDNMLSGEIPSCLNDLTNLKVLDIGGNQLSGKMVKWFSAEKFRALQIFRLRGNKFSGTIPRQICYLPHLQIMDLGHNHFTGYIPPCLSNLTSMTSPNPSQMTGTNMFSETYDVREVIQGIQYSYTRTLPYLVDIDLSFNNLVGSIPDDMTKISGLLNLNLSYNQLSGTIPVNIGGLKSLESLDLSNNKLRGSIPTSIGELYMLSHLNLSYNNLSGPIPTGNQLQTLSDQASIYAGNPYLCGDFLPKKCKGKVDKKDKGSNNKGKGNKKEKLEKMGFGLVVMSGFATGFWGVVGGLVLNRRWRHAVFRRVEDGYNWLYVIVAVRVAKARRIIRR from the coding sequence ATGGGAAACGTAGTATTAACATCCCTTTTAATTTTCACATTTATATTTTTCAATACAAGATGGTGTAGCTGCAAGGGGAATTCACCTAACAGCTCAATCGTAAAGTGTAAACCTTCTGAAAGAGCGGCCTTGCTCAACTTCAAGCACAACCTCACCTATTTCGACAAACACGTTTCATCTTCGTGGAAAGGTGATGAATGCTGCAAATGGAGACGTGTGTTTTGTGATAACACTACTGGCCATATTCTAGAGCTTGATCTTAATGGAGACGACTCTAATCACTTACTTAAAATGGAGAAGCTTGAATCCACGGTGTATTTGCTTGAGCTGAGACAATTGGAGAGCTTGGACCTGAGCAACAATGATTTCAGTTATAGCTCAATTCCGATATTCATGGGTTCGATGAAGCAACTCAGGTATCTCAGTCTCGCATCTTCTTCTATTGGTGGGTTAGTTCCCTATGAATTAGGGAACCTCACTAACCTACTAGTCCTTTACCTTGATCAAAACAACTTATCGGGTGCGATTCCGGCATCTCTAGGAAAGCTATCTAATTTAAAGAGCCTAGCTATTTCCGAAAATAACTTGAGTGGAGAAATACTAACAGTAATAAGAAAACTTCACAAGCTGCAATCATTAGATATTAGTGCCAATCCGTTGAAAGGTACAATCTTGGCGGAATCCTACTTTAGTAACCTCTCAAGCTTGAAATTACTATACATGGATAAGACCATGCTTACACTCAATCTGTCTTCTGATTGGGTTCCTCCTTTCCAACTTCAATCATTCTCAGCCAGTAACATCAACGGACAACTTCCTCCATGGCTTCAAACTCAAAAGAACCTATCAGAGCTCTCTTTGTCTAATGCAAATATCTCCGGGCACATGCCCAGCTGGTTTCATACAATGCAACGACTTAACATGGTGGATCTTTCTAACAACAACCTTAGCGGGTCTCCTATTTTCCCCGTTCACTTTTCTGAAATCCACCTCTCTAATAACTCTCTGTCAGGAGAATTTTTATCAAATGGCAGTAAAACAGGAGTATATCGTGAAGCTGACTATTTAGATGTCCAAGATAATTTATTCTCTAGGCCAATTTTAGAAGGATTAACTCATATAATGCCTAACTTGATAGTTCTGTTGCTTTCCAATAATCAAATTAATGGTCAAATCCCCAATTCTTTTTGCCAACTTACATCGTTAAATTATCTagatattaataataatagtttaTCGGGCGACATTCCAAATTGTTTTGCCAATTTTACAAGTCTAACATTTTTACGTCTCTCGTACAATAAGCTCATAGGACATATTCCCTGCTTTAATAATCGTGATACCTACCAAGGTGGTTTAGACTTGGAATTTTATTTGCATTTGAATGACAACATGTTGAGCGGAGAGATCCCTTCTTGTTTGAACGATCTCACAAATCTGAAAGTTTTAGACATTGGTGGAAATCAACTCTCAGGCAAAATGGTCAAGTGGTTTAGTGCCGAAAAATTTAGAGCACTGCAAATATTTAGGCTTAGAGGAAACAAGTTTAGTGGCACTATTCCTAGACAGATATGCTACTTGCCTCATCTCCAAATTATGGATCTTGGACATAACCATTTTACAGGATACATTCCTCCTTGTTTAAGTAACCTTACATCCATGACTTCACCCAATCCATCGCAAATGACCGGAACAAATATGTTTAGTGAGACATATGATGTTCGTGAGGTGATTCAAGGAATACAGTATTCATATACGAGAACACTACCATATTTGGTGGATATAGACCTCTCCTTCAATAACTTGGTGGGTAGCATTCCCGATGACATGACAAAGATCTCCGGTTTGTTGAATCTCAACTTGTCGTATAATCAGTTGTCCGGAACCATTCCCGTGAATATTGGGGGTTTGAAGTCATTGGAATCACTTGACTTGTCAAACAATAAACTAAGGGGAAGTATCCCAACAAGCATAGGTGAACTTTATATGTTAAGCCACCTTAACCTGTCCTATAATAATTTATCAGGCCCAATCCCGACTGGTAATCAGCTACAAACTCTGTCTGACCAAGCCTCAATATATGCCGGAAATCCTTATCTTTGTGGTGATTTTTTGCCTAAGAAGTGTAAAGGCAAAGTGGACAAGAAAGATAAGGGTAGCAACAATAAAGGCAAAGGCAATAAAAAGGAGAAGCTCGAGAAAATGGGGTTCGGCTTGGTAGTGATGTCAGGATTTGCTACTGGTTTCTGGGGTGTTGTTGGGGGTTTGGTGTTGAATAGGAGGTGGAGGCATGCAGTTTTCCGGCGTGTCGAAGATGGCTATAACTGGTTGTATGTCATAGTTGCTGTGAGGGTGGCCAAGGCTAGGAGAATCATCAGGAGATAA